One segment of Setaria viridis chromosome 4, Setaria_viridis_v4.0, whole genome shotgun sequence DNA contains the following:
- the LOC117852154 gene encoding lysine-specific demethylase JMJ703, whose amino-acid sequence MMGTEGIAATVIEDPEPSIPPGFGPFVASASWATQDDIKPVDAHSSPVVALQSVDNDVEILEYLSSSVNRQSDTTCSTSGSDTCRKSLRNRPPIDYSRFDLVADDDSDAEVAEKGASSARHRQQFPKGVLRGCPDCANCQKVIARWNPSGARRPVLDEAPVFYPTEEEFQDTLKYIESIRPMAEPYGICRIVPPASWKPPCLLKEKNIWECSKFSTRVQKVDKLQNRKSSKKSRRGGMMKKRRRLSETEEINHNQIGMQQNQERFGFEPGPEFTLQMFQKYADAFSDQYFMKEKCRDSPPSVEDIEGEYWRIVERPTEEIEVIYGADLETGTFGSGFPKLSPEMKSDVDDKYAQSGWNLNNLPRLQGSVLSFEGGDISGVLVPWVYVGMCFSSFCWHVEDHHLYSLNYMHWGAPKMWYGVPGKDAVNLEAAMRKHLPELFEEQPDLLHNLVTQFSPSLLKSEGVPVYRCVQHEGEFVLTFPRAYHAGFNCGFNCAEAVNVAPIDWLPIGQNAVELYREQSRKITISHDKLLLGAAREAIRAQWDILFLKRNSAENLRWKSICGPDSTICKSLKARIEMELAQRKHICSPSQSRKMEAEFDSTDRECALCYYDLHLSASGCPCSPEKYACLVHAKQLCSCDWDKRFFLFRYDVNELNILADALGGKLSAIHRWGVSDLGLSLSSCVKREKVQDSKTVRRLTDGPRRSYMSQASTVSLVPSWEQKNNENKILDVASPGMNLVKICQETNSACPSVEQIKPGNVSPLKEPCVKNELSCPANSDASQQQYNGGTGGHKGSAPSLTAPSWQSFPSNAVTRPLVTSSEPMRSVHGLAVLKESRETYSQTGDGTASLGEHHNRSLSMIDNGANMKPSLGSSSNSHRLMASDFNAALCHSYKDRVLITSETNTSMMPDKDSSQARTVNQQFVNTASGTQSTANQQFANTVSGTQSASQEALCNVSASKPLIDPSVMKNSYGAFGSGSGSAHRGHPAFGNQQLNERWHQRQSDPLSGVEVRARGHSAMIMQPSLENHSRNGVAQKGPRIANVVHRFKCSVEPIEIGTVLSGRLWSSSQAIFPKGFKSRVKYFSIVDPVEMTYYISEILDAGQQGPLFMVTVENCPGEIFINVSPSKCWNMVRERLNMEIRRQLSMGRANLPTLQPPGSIDGFEMFGLLTPAIVQAIEVRDRDHICTEYWRSRPHVVIEDQDSQHMPPQDPLHIALRGLFQRANCDELRALRSLLMSNRTLDDNSRQQACQILDEEIAKQWR is encoded by the exons ATGATGGGAACAGAAGGCATTGCAGCCACAGTCATTGAGGACCCTGAACCATCAATTCCACCTGGATTTGGGCCTTTTGTTGCCTCTGCATCGTGGGCAACCCAAGACGATATTAAACCTGTTGATGCTCATTCTAGTCCTGTTGTAGCATTACAGAGTGTTGACAATGATGTGGAAATTTTGGAATACCTATCCAGTTCAGTGAATCGCCAGAGTGACACAACTTGCAGTACTTCTGGAAGCGATACCTGCAGGAAATCACTGCGCAACAGACCTCCAATAGATTATAGTCGCTTTGATCTTGTCGCAGACGATGATTCTGATGCTGAAGTAGCAGAAAAG GGTGCAAGTTCAGCAAGACATAGACAACAATTCCCTAAAGGAGTACTCCGAGGATGTCCAGATTGTGCCAATTGCCAAAAG GTTATTGCAAGATGGAATCCATCTGGTGCACGCAGGCCTGTTCTTGATGAGGCTCCTGTTTTCTATCCGACTGAGGAG GAATTCCAGGATACCTTAAAATACATTGAGAGTATCCGCCCGATGGCAGAACCTTATGGAATTTGCCGTATTGTTCCGCCTGCTTCATGGAAGCCGCCGTGCCTTCTTAAAGAGAAAAACATTTGGGAATGCTCAAAATTTTCTACTAGGGTACAGAAGGTTGACAAGCTCCAAAACCGTAAATCATCCAAGAAGAGCAGAAGAGGTGGAATGATGAAGAAGCGGAGAAGGCTCTCAGAGACTGAAGAAATTAATCATAATCAAATTGGAATGCAGCAAAACCAAGAGAGGTTTGGATTTGAACCAGGACCAGAGTTCACACTACAGATGTTTCAGAAGTATGCAGATGCCTTCAGTGATCAGTATTTTATGAAAGAAAAATGCAGAGATTCACCACCATCAGTGGAAGACATTGAAGGCGAGTATTGGCGCATAGTTGAAAGGCCGACAGAAGAGATAgag GTAATATATGGTGCTGATTTGGAGACTGGAACTTTTGGCAGCGGGTTTCCAAAGTTATCTCCTGAAATGAAATCTGATGTGGATGATAAGTATGCACAATCTGGGTGGAATCTAAACAACTTGCCTAGACTACAAGGTTCAGTTCTTTCTTTTGAGGGTGGTGACATTTCTGGTGTTTTGGTGCCTTGGGTGTATGTCGGCATGTGCTTTTCATCATTCTGCTGG CATGTTGAAGACCATCATTTGTACTCACTGAACTACATGCATTGGGGTGCTCCAAAGATGTGGTATGGAGTTCCAGGAAAGGATGCTGTGAATTTAGAGGCTGCAATGAGGAAACATCTACCTGAGTTGTTTGAGGAGCAACCTGATTTGCTTCACAACCTG GTTACTCAGTTTTCACCATCATTGCTTAAATCTGAAGGAGTACCTGTCTACCGTTGTGTTCAGCATGAGGGAGAGTTTGTACTGACATTCCCACGGGCATACCATGCTGGTTTTAACTGTGGGTTCAATTGTGCAGAAGCTGTTAATGTGGCACCCATTGATTGGCTGCCAATTGGACAAAATGCCGTTGAGCTTTATCGTGAACAATCTCGGAAAATAACTATCTCCCATGATAAGCTATTGCTTGGGGCTGCAAGAGAAGCAATAAGAGCTCAGTGGGACATCCTATTTCTCAAGCGGAACTCTGCTGAGAACTTGAGGTGGAAGAGCATATGTGGACCTGATAGCACCATATGCAAGTCGCTGAAG GCACGAATTGAGATGGAGTTAGCACAAAGAAAACATATATGCTCTCCATCTCAATCTAGGAAAATGGAGGCTGAATTTGATTCTACTGATAGGGAGTGTGCATTGTGCTACTATGATTTGCATCTTTCTGCTTCTGGCTGTCCATGTTCCCCAGAGAAATATGCTTGCCTGGTACATGCAAAGCAGCTTTGCTCATGTGACTGGGACAAAAGATTTTTTCTATTCCGTTATGATGTCAATGAGCTAAATATCTTAGCTGATGCTTTGGGGGGAAAGCTAAGTGCCATCCACAGGTGGGGTGTCTCTGATCTTGGATTAAGTTTGAGCTCATGTGTCAAACGAGAAAAAGTCCAAGATTCCAAGACTGTTCGCAGATTAACTGATGGCCCAAGACGGTCCTACATGTCACAGGCATCAACAGTATCATTGGTGCCTTCTTGGGAAcagaaaaacaatgaaaataAGATACTGGATGTAGCTAGTCCAGGTATGAATTTGGTTAAAATATGTCAGGAGACGAATAGTGCCTGTCCTTCAGTAGAGCAGATAAAACCGGGAAATGTCTCACCACTGAAGGAGCCGTGCGTGAAGAATGAATTATCCTGTCCAGCAAATAGTGATGCGAGCCAACAACAATATAATGGAGGGACTGGAGGCCACAAAGGCTCAGCACCAAGCTTGACAGCTCCTTCTTGGCAATCATTTCCCTCAAATGCTGTGACAAGACCCTTAGTTACTTCAAGTGAACCCATGAGAAGTGTGCATGGCTTGGCAGTACTTAAAGAGAGTAGAGAAACTTATTCTCAAACTGGAGACGGTACAGCTTCACTTGGTGAGCATCATAACAGGTCATTGTCAATGATTGACAACGGAGCCAACATGAAGCCAAGTCTGGGAAGCTCAAGCAATTCTCATAGGTTGATGGCATCCGACTTCAATGCAGCTCTATGTCACTCATACAAGGATCGAGTACTCATAACATCAGAAACTAATACCTCAATGATGCCTGATAAAGATAGCAGTCAGGCCCGTACTGTAAATCAGCAGTTTGTCAACACTGCTTCAGGAACACAAAGTACTGCAAACCAGCAGTTTGCCAATACTGTTTCAGGAACACAAAGTGCATCTCAGGAAGCATTGTGCAATGTCTCTGCTTCAAAGCCACTCATAGATCCTTCAGTTATGAAAAATTCGTATGGTGCTTTTGGTTCAGGCAGTGGCAGCGCCCATCGTGGGCATCCGGCTTTTGGTAATCAACAATTAAATGAGAGGTGGCATCAAAGACAATCTGATCCTCTATCTGGTGTGGAAGTTAGAGCTAGGGGCCATTCAGCTATGATTATGCAGCCTTCTTTGGAAAATCACAGCAGGAATGGAGTAGCACAGAAGGGTCCTCGCATAGCTAATGTTGTGCACCGATTTAAATGCTCTGTCGAACCTATTGAAATTGGTACTGTGCTATCTGGGAGGTTGTGGTCCTCAAgccaagcaatcttcccaaaaG GGTTTAAGAGCAGAGTAAAATACTTCAGCATTGTGGATCCAGTAGAAATGACATACTACATATCTGAAATATTGGACGCTGGCCAGCAGGGACCTCTTTTTATG GTGACTGTAGAAAACTGTCCTGGTGAAATTTTTATTAACGTCTCTCCTTCCAAGTGCTGGAATATGGTCCGTGAGAGGCTCAATATGGAAATAAGGAGGCAGCTCAGTATGGGTAGGGCTAACCTTCCTACACTACAGCCTCCAGGATCAATTGATGGCTTTGAAATGTTCGGCTTGTTAACACCAGCAATAGTTCAG GCAATTGAGGTTCGGGATAGAGATCACATCTGTACAGAGTACTGGCGGTCCAGGCCTCATGTTGTCATTGAGGATCAAGACAGTCAGCATATGCCACCTCAGGATCCACTGCATATTGCACTGAGGGGCCTCTTCCAACGGGCTAATTGTGATGAACTGCGAGCATTGCGCAGTTTACTGATGAGCAATAGAACTCTGGATGATAATTCTAGGCAGCAGGCTTGCCAAATCCTTGATGAGGAGATTGCGAAGCAATGGCGCTGA